The genomic segment GTTTGTTACTTCTAAATGCACTCATGCTTCCGTGTGTTTGAGAGAGATCTGTGAGGGTGGATGTAAGTGACTCCATCTACGAGCTGTTGTCCCCGTGTTGGGAGATAGAGAGCAGGGTGTAAAGAGGGACTTAAAGAAGGGGATaagaaatacagacgagtgAATCACTTCATCTAGCGTCCCAGTGGTGTTGCCTGTGACAACATAATCCCTACGAgcgtgtgatgtgtgtgtacaCGCCGCAATCCCACTACAGAAGAAGGCAGATTCACTGGCAGCGGGAAGCAGACACAGACCGACAGACGGATAAACACAGAGGATCGACAGACAGAGAGATACAGAAGGAGAGGGACAGGGAGAAGAGGAAGAGCCGCCGATACATCAGAAAATGAAACCTCACAGCTCTTGAGAAGAGATTACAGACACTCCTCTCTTTTCATCTATTTCCTGTTCTCCTTGTCTCTtatccctcctctcctctcctcctaaTGCTGCCCTTCCAGCTTTCTCATCAACTTTCTCCTCCCCTCTCctcccctctcctccctctttccCTTTAGCTAGTTGCAGGAGGGTAATAAGGATCTGCATGCTGCAGCTGTGAAGGTGCTGACAAACAGAAAAGTCTCAGATGGAActgtctctctgtgcatctgtgtgATTTATCGAACTTCACCTGAGCCTTGCAATACAGCAGAAACTGCTGGAGAGTGAGATGTGTGCAAGTTGGGGTGTgtatctctatatatatatatatatatatatatatatatatatatatatacacgtatatatacataaatatatgtGTATGCTTGTGCTCGTGCTTAAATGTGTGTTCTTGTGTGGTCTGAGCGTGTTTTCTGCTCACCTGTACTGAGTGAACGGAGTGAGGTTGGGGATCTCCAGTGTGTCTGCATCCGGCTGGTTGTCTTTCTGGTAGACGACTCTCCATGCCTCCTCCTTTCCATCCTGCTTCACCACCTGTGAAAGAGAGAGCACGTTGCCAAACGGTTCAGTTTCACCACAGACGCTGCCCGCAGACGTGCACATGCGACACCGAGttgctgcccatctttggccgcaggctgcaaaccatctctgcaggaaacaccacccagatccgtcctctgaggacatcacctgtttcctcccagctccttacgcacttattggtttcctaaactgtcttcccatttgtctcggtacctaacttaccgcactagttctgctcttggtcgtttggttttggaaggaaatgcacttatgatttcttgtgacctgaagttcttttgcctcccgatgtggaacacactgattagagaacttcaagctcaataggcttgaagtctctcctaaaaacaataacaatgacaatttgcacaactgctcattttgcactaataacatttgcacaaatatcatcatagtacaatataatgtaaatgatccatataccctatatttcttattgattcagtctgaaatctgtttttatttatttagtttagtgatgtttattattattactattatttaccctactcttcatactgtagatttgtttatagctaatatttatttctctgatgtttattctatactgtagatttgttactctctatttttattctatttgcttgtttttctgtacgctgttgcaacacaataatttcccaaattgggatgaataaagtatctatctatctatctatctatctatctatctatctatcttattgtaagtcgctttggatgaaagcgtctgcagaatgaccgtaatgtaatgtaatgtaatgtaatgtaatgacacATTCACCTGTCCTTCGACCGTCCATCTCGATATGGCCGTCTTTCCATCGGGACCAGGGCGGAACCTCAGCGTTGCCGTCCGAGGGCTTATGTTGGAGATGACCAAGTTAGAAGGAGCTCCAGGAAGTTCTACAGATAGaaagaaaagtgctttacacgaAGCTGCAGAGAACGTTTATCCAGCTTGTGCCCGTAGGTTACTTTTCACCACAGAGGCTCATGAACTCATACAGGTCAGTGTACTGCACTCCTAATAATGTGATTTACAAAATGAGAAGTCTGAAATTTTAATACTTTCAAACTTTTTGAGATGGAAAAACTTGCTGCTGCAACCGCATGCAAAACACTTTTGTTCACAGAGCTCACTTTCATGTTCAAGAAGAAAGGGACGGCGACGCCGCAACGTGACAAATTGTTccagcaaagaaagaaaacttaCTCCAGAGACTTTTTTTTACGCGGGGGGGGGAGAAAAATCCGTCGTCAGAAGTGCAACATGGATTATCTCAGATAGCAAAGCAATAAAACAGTGTTGCCAATAATGACTTACGTACAAAAGAGGCTTAAAGAAGAAGtgaaccaggaaaaaaaatgtccatcttggccataaaaaaatgaatacatgaaaatctcatttgaacaaaaagcttggGCACTTGCTGCTGTATTTTTCTCTGACAgaataattcatttattttttccaaagGCGGACGATACAATATGGAGAACGATTAATCTGAGCAGCAGCGGGAGCGGTGTGAATTAAACGCATTGTCCACTATATTCCATTTAAAGCCTAAAAATGTCTGAATAGGCAGCAAAGTAGTGAAATTACATTTGACCCATCCTCACTCTGACTTTGTTCCATCACCATGGCAATAATGAGACACAGGAAGCGGGCGGTTAAGCTGATCGACTATGGCAGCCTCCGACTACGCCGAAGAGGgataaaaagctaaaaaaacagGAAGACTTTGACTTGAAAACGATGACCTCAACCGATGACCTCAGACCGAATCCCGGACACAGCAACTACACAGAGCTGACGAGTTTTAGGTCCAAACCATTTCCAGCTAcagtttttctaaaaaaaaaaaaaaaaaaaaaaaagactaaaaatgCATGAAAACCAATTAATAAAAGCTGTCTTAGTGAGAAGAGATGATGAGACAACACCTCTCATGGAGAAACTGGAGAAGAAAGTCATTGGAAAGCAACTGATTTTGTATAAATGTTTCTCTGAGTGGAGCAGCACTGAGTCAACACAGGTTTTTCTTTGCACAGATTAAATTTTGAATAGCTGCTTCTGTGTCATTCCAACTGAGAGCTAAGGTGAACCGGTGTCACCAGAGGGCAATtatcgttttttttgtttttttaccctCAGAGAAAAGGAGGAATAATAACACGGCTTGCACGTTCACTTCAGCCTAAAGTAAATGTTCCTTTTTCTAAGGTTTTTACAGCTCAACCTGTCAAACGCAGCACACATTTGCGAGCAGACGTTTTCATTGACAGCTGCTGAATTGAACTGGCATTTGTCTGGCAACAGCTTTCTAAAATCATGTGCTAACAAATCTAATGTGTAGCAGCTTGTTTCTGTTGATGAAACCAACATGTTCCACAATCAAAACAATCTACTTTGctctaccccccccccctctaacTCAAACACAACAAGGCTGAGCACAGCAGACCCACTTTTCAAACACTTTTCTCTGCCGTTTGGCGAATGTTGGGTGTCTCTGGATGATGTAAGTGTTCTGAGACTCGCTGTAATCCAATCAATTCTGCTGCATAATTATGAGTGCCACGTTCGCTGCACATGATAAAACCCATGTCTGTTAAGCCTATTTGTTAAACCAAATGATACGTGTTGTTACACATCAGCACACCAAGTCAAGCCAGACGGATTTAGTCCAATTTAGTAAAAGATTGTGTAAAAGAATGAGGATCTTATGTTATCGAGCCTGCACGCAGCGATCTACATGTGTATCTGCAGCTAACTGTCACCACTGCTCTGCAAATGTAAGCAGCAAACTTGTAAAGGTTATAATGTGGAAATGTTGATATCCGCTGCCTTGCTTAGATGAATGACTAAATTCCCTCAACTCCATgaattcatgaataaataaagcgAAGAAGAATCTATGTTTAGTGGCTCTCTCCTGCTTTCTCTCTGTTCACTCTTCAGTTCTTTTTCCTAATCTTCAGTCCTTCGTCTTTCTCTCAGTCTTTTGCTTTCATGAATTAATGAATAACCTCTGAATCTAAGAACTGTCTGTATCCATCTTGCTTTCactttttctgcttttactcATAAATTAGTCATCAGAAAATGTTAGGACAAAAATCCTGCTTGTATGAGCCCAGTTTTTCTTCCCATTCTCAAACACTTCGACTCTGTCCATTTCTGAGAGAATTGGCTCTTCTGTTCTTTGGAGATTGCATTCTcttgcagtttctgttcctccATCATTATGCTGCTCaatctcctctccctcctttAGTCCTGTTCTTTCACCGTCTCATGTCCCCCTTTTATCTATCGCTTCATCCTTTCCGTGCTGCTATTTGTAGTTAATCAGCACTAATAATGACGGCAACTTGGCTTTTGTCCAATCACATGAACTCATCAAGCAgacaaaagcatttttttgtCTGCTTTGATGAGTGCTCTGTGAGTTTCTGTAAATGAATAACTCttgtgtgtgtgactgagtaTGTCGGCGGTGTGGGTGATGATTCATGGATGCACAGTAACAGCCACTTATCAGCCTGAGGAAAGACAATGGCACGCTGAGAGCTCATCACTCATATTTACTCTGCTGCACGGGTGTATCCACACTAGTTTTCAGCATCCACTGTATGTGTTTGCAGTACCTGGGGGAACTCCGGTGGACATGGTGGAGGATGTGACCACGCCCCCGCCCGCAGCCGTGAGCGCCACCACCTGCAGGGTGTACGCGGTGGTGGAGGTGAGGCCCGTCAGCTGGTACTGCAGCGTGGAGTTGGACAGGGATCGCTCCTCACGGCTCAGCTCTGTGCGTGGCGCTTCCCACCAAAGCATGTAGCCTGCAGGGCGaaggagaaggagcaggagaaggaggagaaggagcaggagaaggagcaggagaaggagcaggagaaggagaaggagaaggagaaggagcaggagaaggtgaaggagaaggagcaggagaaggagcaggagaaggagcaggagaaggaggagaaggagcaggagaaggagaaggagcaggagaaggagaaggaggaggagaaggagaaggagaaggaggaggagaaggagaaggagcaggagaagaaggagaaggagaaggagaaggagaaggaggagaaggagcaggagaaggagaaggagcaggagaaggagaaggagcaggagaagaaggagaaggagaaggagaaggagaaggaggaggaggagcaggagaaggagaaggagaaggagaaggagaaggagaagaaggagcaggagcaggagaaggagaaggagaaggagaaagagaaagagaaagagaaggagaaggagaaggagaaggagcaggagaaggagaaggagaaggagaaggagaaggagaaggaggaggaggaggagaaggagcaggagaagaaggagaaggagaaggagcaggagaaggagaaggagaaggagagggagcaggcagaaggagaggaggaggagggtggaggaggcagaggagaggagaaggagaaggagcaaggagaaggagaaggaaggacgaatggagcaggagaaggcgcagggagcaggagaaggagcaggaagaaggagaaggagcaggagaggagaaggcggaggaggagggaggcgagggcaggagaaggagaagagaaggagaaggagagaggagcagggaggagaaggagaaggagaaggagaaggagaaggagaagagaaggagaagagaaggcgaagagaagagaaggggagaagggagagaaggagaaaggagCATGAGAAGGAGCGGAAGAGAAGGAGCAGAGGGTCATCAAAGGTGCAGACATGAGCAATCACAGGCAAGGCcggtttatctgtacagcagaatccaactacaaggtgattcaaagtgctttacagatgcattaaaacagtagaaataaaaagcatgatttaaattttaaacaaaaaagaaagaaataagaacaatagataaaatcagataaaatcaggagttaaaatgtgattaagttttgaaactcaagcttcagatttggagctttattccaATGTATGCATTAAATGCATGAAATCTTTttacttatctggactgttgcttgtttttaaattaatttaaatgattttatttgtttctctttatattcttttatgtatttttatttaattttttattatattttatttatttaattttttgtttatatatatatatatatatatttttttaatgcttcttccactccctgctgcaatgcttttattttatgtaaagcactttgaattgtttgtacaagaaatgtgctacaaataaatttgatttgatttgatttgaaacgcagctgaaaacaggtgtgtcttcagcctggacttaaacacactgagtgtttcagctgatctgaggctttctgggagtttgttccagacatgtggagcatagaagctgaatgcagctcctccatgtctggttctgactctgggaactgatagaagaccggatccagatgagctgaggggtctgggaggttcatactgggtcaggaggtcactgatgtgttctggtcctggaccattcagagctttatagagcagcatcagaactttaaagtctatcctctgatggacaggcagccggtgtaaagacacacagacacacgagCACCCCCACGTATAATGAGAGGTGCGGAGCCAAACAGGGGCAGGAGTGTGGGAGGGGTAACCAGAATCAAAACCCCCGTGTGTCCCTTTGCATCTCGGCAGTCATGCATCACACTCCACCAGCCTCCAATGTATGCGTGAGCGGAGCCACTTGTGAATAAAGCCCTGAGGAGAGCCAATGATCCCTCATCAGTCTCCATGCTCGCCAGGTGCTGGATGTAAAGCAGGTTGAGGAGAAAGGAGTAAATGTGCAAGGTGACCTTGACTGAACacccatgtttccactcctctGAGTGTGTTCGGCCACCTCTGGCTCGTGCTTTCAGATTGTGGCGCCTGATGGATGTTGGACATGATGCCAGAACATGAAGACTCAAACATGCAGCAAAGAGTAATTGCTTAATTCACAGCAGCATCACTGAAGCTGGGGGGGGGCCATGTGCGCTGCGCTGCGCCACACCGGCAGCACCCAGGGTGTTGTTGGTGTGGGGTGAGGGCATGTTTGAGATAATGCGAGAAGACACACTGCAGAGGGAAGGGATTAGCTGCTGATGAATCACTTGTACACAAacatgatgtcagagacagagGGGTGTCTGTGGAAGTCAGAAGACCAAGCAGAGACCGTGTGGAACGCTTTAAAGGGACGCCGTTACAGCTCCACTTTAATTAGTCATTTTCAGATTGCACTTGTCCACCCGAGAACAATACGTTTTAATTAGAAATGATGCTGACGTTGTCTCTAATCATGGTGTGCATTGGCCACTAAAACTAAATCAAAGCTGGTCTCGTCGTGATGGAAAGGAAAATAACATGGATGCATTCAAGCTTCCCGATGATAGGTGAATGCAGGAAGATTACGGGTGAATATTTGGAGTTATTAGGCTCTAACCAGTGATGATGCCATTTTTCTCTTCAGGCTCTGCCCAGCTGACTCGAAGGGATGTGTCCAGGATCTCAGTGAAGCTCAGGTGGCGAACCGGTCCGGGTGCTGAGGAGAAACAAATCACAAGCATGGATCAGATCATGTTCTTAGATCAGAATCGTTTTCAACAGTtatcttcaaatcaaatcaaatttatttatatagcacatttcatgtacaaacaattcaaagtgctttacataaaataaaagcattgcagcagggagtgtaagaagcattaaaatacataaaagaatataaagagaaacaaataaaatcatttaaatgaatttaaaaacaagcaacagtccagataagttaaaagataccgtgcagatctTATTTAGAGAGAATTTATAATAGTGGTTAATCATCACTCTATAGGTATAGATCTACTCCTTCCATCATGAACACTCGAGCAGTTCCAAAGGCCCGATATTTCTGGAGATAACTAGTTAATAGCTCCTCGTATATTCAGTCACAGGAAGGATTTAAGAATAACTATAAGCTCTGTGTTTACTCTAAAACTCTCACAATAATCTAAATAATCTGCTCTGTTGTAAAATCCTGCAACCCAATGGAAAGTTTGAGTTGAAAAGAGGTTCAGAAGAAGGTAAAACTTTCAAGTAAAAGCCGTTTTAAGACGCTCATTAAATGCAGTAAGACATAGTTAAAGTGTGCGGTCACTTTaactcaaactcaaactggAGACCATCTATCTATCAGCACTCCTAATAATCTAATGAGCCACACAACTGCTCTATTTCTGCTGGGACCATCAGTATGTAGGGAAAATGTATAGCATTTCCCtttccaccccccccccacccccacccccaccacacacactcaggtgCATGCACGACTGTCATTTCTCATTTCATCCACGGCTCTCTAAACCCTCTCCCTGCAGAGCGATTAAGCTATTCATCTGAGACATTCaataacactcacacacaatcaCAGTCACACCCaacacccccccacacacacacacgcgctcgcacacacacacacacacacacacgcacacacacacacacacgcacacacacgcacacacacgcacacacacgcacacacccacgcacacacacacacacccacgcactcacactctcacacacacacacacacacacacacacacacacacacacacacacacacacacacacacccacggcAGTGGACGGGTATTGATTGGTTGCAGGGGCACGTTGCAAGGTTAACGGTGGGTGTAATTCCTGCTTGATGATAGCtttttgcatgtgtttgtgtgtgtgtgtgtgtgtgtgtgtgtgtgtgtgtgtgtgtgtgcgtgtgtgtgtgtgtgtgtgtgtgtgtgtgtgtggcttctAATATCCTTTTCCACTCAATAATCGCTGGTCGGTAATAATTGCTTGTCTGTCTGCCTATAGGCTATTGTGTTTATTTGATGGTGTGACTGTACGCACATGCTCTTGTAACTGGGAGTGGCAGCTATTACATTTACCCGTGGAACAGCGCGCCATAAATACCGGCACGCCTGAAAACATATGAATCaattccctttaaagaggcacaCCGGGCAGGATGGGGACGGCCCGGAGACTTAGAACAAAGAAATTAGAAAACGAGCAACAGGCGAGCAGCAGCCTGGGAGAACACGAGGAGGAGCGCTGGtgatttgtatttgtttatCTGTGTTGTGGGCACAGCTGTGATAAAACAGCTGGATGCAACACGGCGCCGGCAATATGCTTTTCATTCCATCCACAGACGGGGCTGCTgcagttttaacccggactaagagatctgaacacatcacagcagctttaaaatctttactctggcttccagtcagtcacagaatagattttaaaagcctgctgatggtttacatctgtgatctgttcagagaatataaagccagcagagctctgagatccaaggactcaggtcagctggtccagtccagagtccagactaaacatggagaagcagcatttagctgttatgctgcaaacaagtggaacaaactgccagtggagattaaactttcaccaaatggagacatttttaaatccaggttaaaaacatttctgttctcatgtgtctatgcatgaaatctgcacgctatctttgaacttatctggactgttgcttgtttttaaattaatttaaattattttaattgtttctctttatattcttttatgtatttttaatgcttcttccactcccagctgcaatgcttttattttatgtgaagcactttgaactgtttagtacatgaaatgtgctacagatcaatttgatttgattttgatagaGTTTTCATCGTCTCACATGCTGAATTTATTCCGCTGATGTTTTTGTCAGttagtgtgcacgtgtgtgtgagcgtgcacgTGTGAGCGTGGACTCACTGTCCTCGTGCGTCTGCAGCAGGGTGGGGGGGCTGCGGGGACCATCTCCAGGTGTGGTGAAGCAGAGGGTGGAGCCATAgtaccaggtgaacttcctgaGCCCGCTGACCAATCCTGTGTGTCGGGAACTGGGGTAGTCCGGGGTGATGGTTACTATGGTTACGTCCTCTGGAGACTGCTCTGGCCAGACCAGCAGCTGTgttaaattggaaaaaaaaaaggggtgacAGGTGACAACGAATCATATCTCCTGAAtatttacaacaacaacaaaaaaaccctgCAGAGTTACTTTATTTATTCACCA from the Odontesthes bonariensis isolate fOdoBon6 unplaced genomic scaffold, fOdoBon6.hap1 scaffold_281, whole genome shotgun sequence genome contains:
- the LOC142376399 gene encoding protein sidekick-1-like is translated as YRLAGLPGDYQEKNISSPEINYCLLKDLIIWTQYQIQVAAYTGAGLGVYSSAVTEYTLQGVPTAPPQEVEVVAINSTTIRFTWNPPPQQFINGINQGYKLLVWPEQSPEDVTIVTITPDYPSSRHTGLVSGLRKFTWYYGSTLCFTTPGDGPRSPPTLLQTHEDTPGPVRHLSFTEILDTSLRVSWAEPEEKNGIITGYMLWWEAPRTELSREERSLSNSTLQYQLTGLTSTTAYTLQVVALTAAGGGVVTSSTMSTGVPPELPGAPSNLVISNISPRTATLRFRPGPDGKTAISRWTVEGQVVKQDGKEEAWRVVYQKDNQPDADTLEIPNLTPFTQY